A single genomic interval of Alistipes provencensis harbors:
- a CDS encoding sialate O-acetylesterase, translating to MKRLILVVLFGFCASLAGAQGLELPPIFASGMVLQQQTGVELWGKARPGARVRVRASWTKARPETVADDRGRWSVSLRTPEAGYESRTLTVESGRERLELTDVLIGDVWFVGGQSNMQMNFRGNPDQPIENAQRILLRSNRPGIRLFRVENGYALAPSDTLRIDGSWGPADPEHVKEFSVVGYVFGEKIHEVTGIPIGLVQSAHGGSTAEAWLDRTVLERFGGFDLELTPAKTDPVWYAVLPTVLYNRMLAPLLPMSVKGVIWYQGESNVTRPRQYRELFTQLIESWRDYFRNPKMPFYFVQIAPYEHQGANSAELREAQLEVMRTVPDTGMAVTLDVGERDVIHPARKEVVGERLAYWALNRDYGHPAFGCRGPEFRSMEVQKGRARLTFDYAPNGLSFFGKQPSGFEVAGSDRIFHPAEARIVPAFWGNEGLEVWSDAVPDPVAVRYGYTNYVDGSLYNTEGLPASSFRTDNW from the coding sequence ATGAAACGCCTGATTCTGGTCGTCCTGTTCGGGTTCTGCGCGTCCTTGGCCGGCGCGCAGGGCCTCGAACTGCCTCCCATTTTCGCCTCAGGCATGGTGCTCCAGCAGCAGACCGGCGTGGAGCTGTGGGGCAAGGCCCGGCCCGGCGCTCGGGTGCGTGTCCGGGCGAGCTGGACGAAGGCCCGGCCCGAAACCGTCGCCGACGACCGGGGCCGCTGGTCGGTGAGCCTGCGGACGCCCGAAGCCGGGTATGAATCCCGGACGCTGACGGTGGAGAGCGGCCGGGAGCGACTGGAACTGACCGACGTGCTCATCGGCGACGTCTGGTTCGTCGGCGGGCAGAGCAACATGCAGATGAATTTCCGCGGCAACCCCGACCAGCCCATCGAGAATGCACAGCGGATACTGCTCCGCAGCAACCGTCCGGGAATACGGCTGTTCCGCGTGGAGAACGGCTATGCGCTGGCTCCGAGCGACACGCTGCGCATCGACGGCTCTTGGGGGCCTGCCGATCCGGAACATGTGAAAGAGTTCAGCGTCGTGGGATATGTCTTCGGCGAAAAGATTCACGAGGTGACCGGCATCCCGATCGGCCTCGTGCAGTCGGCACACGGCGGTTCGACGGCCGAGGCATGGCTGGACCGCACCGTGTTGGAACGGTTCGGAGGCTTCGACCTCGAACTCACGCCCGCAAAGACCGATCCGGTCTGGTACGCCGTCCTGCCGACGGTGCTCTACAACCGGATGCTCGCGCCGCTGCTGCCGATGAGCGTCAAAGGCGTGATCTGGTATCAGGGCGAGTCGAATGTCACCCGCCCCCGGCAGTACCGGGAGCTCTTCACGCAGTTGATCGAGTCGTGGCGCGACTATTTCCGTAACCCGAAAATGCCGTTCTACTTCGTGCAGATCGCACCCTATGAACATCAGGGCGCCAATTCCGCGGAGTTGCGCGAAGCGCAGCTCGAAGTGATGCGCACGGTGCCCGACACGGGCATGGCCGTGACGCTCGACGTCGGGGAACGCGATGTGATCCACCCCGCCCGCAAGGAGGTGGTCGGCGAACGGCTCGCCTACTGGGCGCTGAACCGCGACTACGGTCATCCGGCTTTCGGATGCCGCGGTCCGGAGTTCCGTTCGATGGAGGTGCAGAAAGGACGCGCCCGCCTGACATTCGATTATGCCCCCAACGGGCTCTCATTTTTCGGAAAACAGCCTTCGGGCTTCGAGGTCGCCGGCAGCGACCGCATCTTCCACCCTGCCGAAGCGCGCATCGTACCGGCATTCTGGGGCAACGAAGGGCTGGAGGTCTGGAGCGATGCGGTTCCCGATCCCGTTGCCGTGCGCTACGGATACACGAATTACGTCGACGGTTCGCTCTACAACACCGAGGGGCTCCCGGCCTCCTCGTTCCGGACCGATAATTGGTAA
- a CDS encoding RagB/SusD family nutrient uptake outer membrane protein: protein MKNRFIHTILGLSLGLASCSGFLDEVPLSNVTDKNYYTTESDAEGAVNAIYETVGIGSVSQWQGTGNANTPYGGVFYNDFWLSQDLFSDNALHDNWLYANFDNFSLPETDGKVKTLWYSFYRAINTANIAIDRIPAIDMDPDKRDHLVGEARFWRGLLYAEMVKMWGDMPLRLKPSESVDELFGVERTDQITVLGTAIEDLQFAIDNLMDNYRSGYGRADVLMANAVMAKVYLIKAARTHDAADYQNAADYAYEVIKTGKYDLFPSFADNFVISKKHGIESVVSINYGGDDLWKSQFNVSLLPAEIRQNSPGGSEGPSNANSWIVPTENLYKSFADGDTRRDVTIMKDFTYSDGSTLVFSESAKYPYYFCKFWDREAEPNGQNSNQNYPYMRYSELLLIYAEALNEVHDGPTTEAYDAINKVRDRAFQDNGSGDHDLKNLDFVGFRKAVLDERRWELTLEGSRWFDLVRLSTDFAGEVKRAKPAAYVADKHKLYPIPQYERLLNKKITQNDGY, encoded by the coding sequence ATGAAAAACAGATTCATACATACGATTTTGGGCCTGTCGCTGGGACTTGCATCCTGCAGCGGGTTTCTGGACGAAGTGCCCCTGTCGAACGTGACGGACAAGAATTACTACACCACCGAATCGGACGCCGAGGGCGCCGTCAACGCCATCTACGAAACGGTGGGCATCGGTTCGGTCAGCCAGTGGCAGGGCACGGGCAATGCGAACACCCCCTACGGAGGCGTTTTCTACAACGACTTCTGGCTGTCGCAGGACCTCTTCTCGGACAACGCCCTTCACGACAACTGGCTCTATGCCAACTTCGACAACTTCAGCCTTCCGGAGACCGACGGCAAGGTCAAGACCCTGTGGTATTCCTTCTACCGGGCCATCAACACCGCCAACATCGCCATCGACCGGATTCCGGCCATCGACATGGACCCCGACAAACGCGACCACCTTGTGGGTGAAGCCCGCTTCTGGCGCGGCCTGCTCTATGCCGAGATGGTCAAGATGTGGGGCGACATGCCGCTGCGGCTGAAACCCAGCGAATCGGTCGACGAGCTGTTCGGCGTGGAACGCACAGACCAGATCACGGTGCTCGGCACGGCAATCGAGGACCTGCAGTTCGCCATAGACAATCTGATGGACAACTACCGGTCCGGCTACGGACGCGCCGACGTGCTGATGGCCAACGCCGTGATGGCGAAGGTGTACCTGATCAAGGCCGCCCGGACACACGACGCCGCCGACTACCAGAACGCCGCCGACTACGCCTACGAAGTAATCAAAACCGGGAAATACGACCTCTTCCCCAGCTTTGCCGACAACTTCGTCATCAGCAAGAAGCACGGTATCGAATCGGTCGTGTCGATCAACTACGGCGGCGACGACCTCTGGAAATCGCAGTTCAACGTCTCGCTGCTGCCCGCGGAGATTCGCCAGAACAGCCCCGGCGGCAGCGAAGGCCCCTCGAACGCCAACTCGTGGATCGTTCCGACGGAGAATCTCTACAAATCGTTCGCCGACGGCGACACGCGGCGCGACGTGACGATCATGAAGGATTTCACCTACAGCGACGGATCGACCCTCGTCTTCTCGGAAAGCGCCAAGTATCCCTATTATTTCTGCAAGTTCTGGGACCGCGAGGCGGAGCCCAACGGCCAGAACTCGAACCAGAACTACCCCTATATGCGTTATTCGGAGCTGCTGCTGATCTATGCCGAGGCGCTGAACGAGGTGCACGACGGTCCCACGACCGAGGCTTACGACGCCATCAACAAGGTGCGTGACCGCGCCTTCCAAGACAACGGATCGGGCGACCACGACCTGAAAAACCTCGACTTCGTCGGATTCCGCAAGGCGGTACTCGACGAACGCCGCTGGGAACTCACGCTCGAAGGTTCGCGCTGGTTCGACCTCGTGCGTCTCTCGACGGATTTCGCCGGCGAGGTGAAGCGCGCCAAGCCCGCCGCCTACGTTGCCGACAAGCACAAACTCTACCCGATTCCGCAGTACGAGCGGCTGCTGAACAAGAAAATCACGCAGAATGACGGTTATTAA
- a CDS encoding SusC/RagA family TonB-linked outer membrane protein: protein MKQKQLDFRRGWAFRSFTALVCLLLLGVSGVRAQSQYEVSGVVTDRNAQPVAGASIVEKGTNRGTVTSANGSYTIRVSSDKAVLVYSFFGCKTQELAVTGRTQINVTLQEDAIALEEVVAIGYGSMKKSDLTGAVSSIKSELLENKPIASFDNALRGQIAGVQVRQNDGQPGGGASIRIRGTSSINGTNEPLYVIDGVPLISESVTEGQGLVINPLSSLSTNDIESIEVLKDASATAIYGARGANGVILVTTKKGREQRGEVRFTATLSLQTPEQAYTMLDGAQLAQLGKEAYENAGMSVPAYFQDPKSVVTRTNWLDEIFRTAITQNYQVNFGGGSKKVTYNFSAGYFNQEGILINTDFNRYTFRGQVAAEINKYISFGSTMGYSQVQSEGYGNADQSLSMISMAYDMNPALPVYDADGNYTFRNNLSSSTGVYGGNPVATARKADMQNRQNRFTGNIYTDLKFLGDDRLVFRTQFGVDDIFSMDRMFLPNDLAVSVDGPGKGNVATFNTKTWVWENTLTYKNTWGKHNLSAMVGQTAQKFTQTVFRLGVKNFEDNRLGYHDLSVGKDVWLNQTTDSEWAMLSYISRIHYSFDNRYLFTFTGRVDGSSKFGANHKYGFFPSGAFAWRISEEKFMKEVKSVSNLKLRLSYGVVGNAGISPYQSQGTLVSVKPPFGDGIASGGLAPLTLPNADLAWESTSQFDAGIDIGLFDNRLSITADYYRKYTTDLLYAVDLPMYSGYMFSMRNLGDLSNRGFEFSVTGVPVTTRNFNWTSTFNIDTNVTRIEKLNIAEGESAGTGVTRMVVGDKLNNIWGYKTNGIAQLDEDLTQVAQLPNRPMVAGEQKYQDIKKDGIIDLNDEVILGNLAPKFSFGFNNSFVYKNFNLNLFLEGTYGNDVINYTRKELESMDGSYNNITTVLDRWTPENPNGKLPRADAVSNSSGFSDRWVEDGSYLRIRDLTIGYTIPRKALRGIASINVFVSFENLYTFTKYSGNDPSIGGGIDQNLYPTSRKYSLGVSMTF from the coding sequence ATGAAACAAAAACAACTTGACTTCCGCAGAGGATGGGCATTCCGGAGCTTCACCGCCCTTGTCTGCCTGTTACTGCTGGGTGTTTCCGGAGTCCGGGCCCAGAGCCAGTACGAAGTTTCGGGCGTAGTCACGGACCGCAACGCACAACCCGTCGCGGGAGCCTCCATCGTGGAGAAGGGAACCAACCGCGGAACGGTCACCTCGGCCAACGGCAGCTACACGATCCGCGTGTCGTCGGACAAGGCCGTGCTGGTCTACTCGTTCTTCGGGTGCAAGACCCAAGAGCTCGCCGTCACAGGACGCACGCAGATCAACGTCACACTGCAGGAGGATGCGATAGCCCTCGAGGAGGTCGTCGCCATCGGCTACGGCTCGATGAAGAAATCCGATCTCACGGGCGCCGTCTCGTCGATCAAATCGGAACTGCTCGAGAACAAGCCCATCGCCTCGTTCGACAACGCCCTGCGCGGCCAGATAGCCGGTGTGCAGGTACGCCAGAACGACGGACAGCCGGGGGGGGGAGCGTCGATCCGCATCCGCGGAACGAGCTCGATCAACGGCACCAACGAGCCGCTCTATGTGATCGACGGCGTGCCCCTGATCAGCGAATCGGTGACCGAAGGACAGGGTCTGGTCATCAACCCGCTGTCGAGCCTCAGCACCAATGACATCGAGTCGATCGAAGTATTGAAGGACGCCTCGGCGACCGCCATCTACGGAGCCCGCGGCGCCAACGGCGTCATCCTCGTCACGACGAAGAAGGGCCGCGAACAGCGCGGCGAAGTGCGCTTCACCGCCACCCTTTCACTCCAGACCCCCGAGCAGGCCTACACGATGCTCGACGGCGCACAGCTCGCACAACTGGGCAAGGAGGCTTACGAAAATGCCGGGATGTCCGTTCCGGCCTATTTTCAAGACCCCAAGTCGGTGGTAACGCGCACCAACTGGCTGGACGAAATCTTCCGCACGGCCATCACGCAGAACTATCAGGTGAATTTCGGCGGCGGATCGAAGAAGGTCACCTACAACTTCTCGGCGGGCTATTTCAATCAGGAAGGTATTCTCATCAACACCGATTTCAACCGCTACACCTTCCGCGGACAGGTGGCGGCCGAGATCAACAAATACATCAGCTTCGGCAGCACGATGGGTTACTCGCAGGTGCAGTCCGAAGGTTACGGCAACGCCGACCAGTCGCTGAGCATGATCTCCATGGCCTACGACATGAACCCCGCGCTGCCTGTGTATGACGCCGACGGCAACTACACCTTCCGCAATAATCTCTCCTCGTCGACGGGCGTCTACGGCGGCAACCCGGTCGCCACGGCCCGCAAAGCCGATATGCAGAACCGCCAGAACCGCTTCACGGGCAACATCTACACCGACCTGAAATTTCTTGGCGACGACCGGCTGGTATTCCGGACACAGTTCGGCGTGGACGACATCTTCAGCATGGACCGCATGTTCCTCCCCAACGACCTCGCAGTGTCGGTCGACGGCCCCGGCAAGGGGAATGTCGCCACGTTCAACACCAAGACGTGGGTTTGGGAGAACACGCTCACCTACAAGAACACATGGGGCAAGCACAACCTCTCGGCCATGGTCGGCCAGACGGCCCAGAAATTCACGCAGACCGTCTTCCGGCTGGGCGTCAAGAACTTCGAGGACAACCGCCTCGGCTACCACGACCTGAGCGTCGGCAAGGATGTCTGGCTGAACCAGACGACCGATTCCGAGTGGGCGATGCTCTCCTACATCAGCCGTATCCACTACTCGTTCGACAACCGTTACCTGTTCACCTTCACCGGCCGCGTGGACGGCTCGTCGAAATTCGGCGCCAACCACAAGTACGGCTTCTTCCCCTCGGGCGCCTTCGCATGGCGCATCTCGGAGGAGAAATTCATGAAGGAGGTAAAGAGCGTCTCGAACCTCAAGCTCCGCCTGAGCTACGGTGTGGTGGGTAATGCGGGCATCTCGCCCTACCAGTCGCAGGGTACGCTGGTCTCGGTAAAACCTCCCTTCGGGGACGGCATCGCCAGCGGCGGACTGGCCCCGCTGACGCTGCCCAACGCCGATCTGGCGTGGGAGTCGACCTCGCAGTTCGACGCGGGCATCGACATCGGCCTGTTCGACAACCGGCTGAGCATCACCGCCGACTACTATCGCAAATACACCACCGACCTGCTCTACGCCGTCGACCTGCCGATGTATTCGGGCTACATGTTCTCGATGCGCAATCTGGGCGACCTGAGCAACCGCGGCTTCGAGTTTTCGGTGACGGGCGTTCCCGTGACCACGCGCAATTTCAACTGGACGTCGACCTTCAACATCGACACCAACGTCACCCGCATCGAAAAACTCAACATCGCCGAGGGCGAATCGGCCGGCACGGGCGTGACCCGCATGGTGGTCGGCGACAAGCTGAACAACATCTGGGGCTACAAGACCAACGGCATCGCCCAGCTAGACGAGGACCTGACACAGGTGGCCCAGCTACCCAACCGTCCGATGGTGGCCGGCGAGCAGAAATACCAAGACATCAAAAAGGACGGCATCATCGACCTGAACGATGAGGTCATTCTGGGCAACCTCGCGCCGAAATTCTCGTTCGGATTCAACAACAGCTTCGTGTACAAGAACTTCAACCTCAACCTCTTCCTCGAAGGCACCTACGGCAACGACGTGATCAACTACACGCGCAAGGAGCTGGAGTCGATGGACGGCTCGTACAACAACATCACCACGGTACTCGACCGCTGGACGCCGGAAAACCCCAACGGGAAACTGCCCCGCGCCGACGCCGTGTCCAATTCGTCGGGCTTCTCCGACCGCTGGGTCGAGGACGGCAGCTACCTGCGCATCCGCGACCTGACGATCGGTTACACAATCCCCCGCAAGGCCCTGCGCGGCATCGCCAGCATCAACGTGTTCGTGTCGTTCGAGAACCTCTACACCTTCACCAAATACTCGGGCAACGACCCCTCGATCGGCGGCGGCATCGACCAGAACCTCTATCCCACGTCGCGGAAATATTCGCTGGGCGTCTCGATGACTTTCTAA
- a CDS encoding GH92 family glycosyl hydrolase, producing the protein MKTIISILALAALFPLTGRAAQNNIAPQAHATVSDALSEQYGAQGLNDGVIRYDGRGEWACQGAVASWGVMHMPWAQLEWDEEVTIERVVLYDRVSPEEHLAGGTLRFSDGSEVSVTGIPNDGGPRSVTFTPRKVKWMRFEATDGAGRNIGLSEIEVFPARDERTPYVEWVDPWIETTRGRWFFCTPAARPMGMVAAHAFTRNKNQGGGGYNYNFPDILGFTQVNDWMIAGPNIMPAAGDVDPMQGMSGWKSPFKHESEIIQPGYHRLYLDRYNAWVEYTATDRAALYRVNYTKGEQGKLLVDVGSTLGNCSMNRATLYRMSDTVILGELMTTDRFWGGPDSIALYFVLECNRPFTSADGWNEKGVMPCAEAIAGDQAGMVLNFDLKESGEVLFKIGMSYTSLENAVGNLKAELNGWDFDAVRGETQAIWNEMLGRMAVEGGSEAQRIKFYTDLWHVLLGRHKISDVNGWYPDYTGGKYVDKRTSDPMRLRRVELDANGAPKFNMYGFDGIWLTQWNLNILWGLAWPEIMDDFTACLVQYADNGGLLPRGACAGGYSFIMTGCPASSMLVSAYMKGIMKKTDPLHAYEIIKRNHLPGGMMSYENADDLKFYIRNGWCPGNAGKTLEWAFQDWGLSRMAARLGKKADAREFERRAHGWTPLFNAEQGLILPKKQNGEWLHLDPLDGRGWVEANGWQGTWSVSHDLPKLVELMGGGDAFCDKLNYAFEQARELDFVYAYSGGYVSYANQPGCSNAHLFTYGGKPWLTQYWVRQVKERAYGGITPDKGYGGHDEDQGQMGGVSALMGIGLFSVTGTESDVPYYDITSPIFDRVTIRLNPDYYPGGEFVITTHDNSADNCYIRRAELNGRPWDYAQFDHEQFVRGGKLELWLGDRPAKEWGKLKYLNPKQ; encoded by the coding sequence ATGAAAACGATAATCAGCATACTGGCCCTCGCAGCACTCTTTCCCCTGACGGGCCGGGCTGCGCAGAACAACATCGCTCCGCAGGCGCACGCGACCGTTTCCGACGCTCTGAGCGAACAATACGGCGCGCAGGGGCTCAACGACGGGGTGATCCGCTACGACGGGCGTGGCGAATGGGCCTGCCAAGGAGCCGTGGCCTCGTGGGGCGTGATGCACATGCCGTGGGCCCAACTGGAATGGGACGAGGAGGTGACGATCGAGCGCGTGGTGCTCTACGACCGCGTATCGCCCGAGGAGCACCTCGCCGGAGGCACGCTCCGCTTCAGCGACGGCTCGGAGGTCAGCGTGACGGGGATTCCCAACGACGGAGGCCCCCGAAGCGTGACGTTCACACCCCGAAAAGTGAAATGGATGCGTTTCGAGGCGACCGACGGCGCGGGCAGGAACATCGGTCTTTCGGAGATCGAGGTCTTCCCGGCCCGGGACGAACGGACTCCGTATGTGGAGTGGGTCGACCCTTGGATCGAGACCACACGCGGACGCTGGTTCTTCTGCACCCCCGCGGCACGCCCGATGGGCATGGTGGCGGCGCACGCCTTCACCCGCAACAAGAATCAGGGCGGCGGCGGTTACAACTACAACTTCCCCGACATCCTCGGATTCACGCAGGTCAACGACTGGATGATCGCCGGACCCAACATCATGCCCGCCGCGGGCGACGTAGACCCGATGCAGGGCATGTCCGGATGGAAATCGCCTTTCAAACATGAGAGCGAGATCATCCAGCCGGGTTACCACCGCCTTTACCTCGACCGTTACAACGCATGGGTCGAATACACGGCGACGGACCGCGCGGCGCTCTACCGTGTGAACTACACGAAAGGCGAGCAGGGCAAACTGCTCGTGGACGTGGGCAGCACGCTGGGCAACTGTTCGATGAACCGGGCCACGCTCTACCGCATGAGCGACACGGTGATCCTCGGTGAACTGATGACGACGGACCGCTTCTGGGGCGGACCGGACAGCATCGCGCTTTACTTCGTACTGGAGTGCAACCGGCCCTTCACGAGCGCCGACGGCTGGAACGAGAAGGGCGTAATGCCCTGCGCGGAAGCCATCGCAGGCGATCAGGCGGGCATGGTGCTCAACTTCGACCTGAAGGAGTCGGGCGAGGTGCTCTTCAAGATCGGCATGTCGTACACGAGTCTGGAAAACGCCGTGGGCAACCTGAAGGCGGAACTCAACGGATGGGATTTCGACGCCGTACGCGGCGAGACGCAGGCCATCTGGAACGAGATGCTGGGCCGCATGGCCGTCGAAGGGGGCAGCGAGGCGCAGCGGATCAAGTTCTACACCGATCTGTGGCATGTGCTGCTGGGGCGTCACAAGATCAGCGACGTAAACGGCTGGTATCCCGACTACACGGGCGGAAAATATGTGGACAAGCGGACATCCGACCCGATGAGACTGCGCCGCGTGGAGCTCGATGCGAACGGCGCGCCGAAATTCAACATGTACGGCTTCGACGGCATCTGGCTCACGCAGTGGAACCTCAACATCCTCTGGGGGCTGGCATGGCCCGAGATCATGGACGACTTCACGGCCTGTCTGGTGCAGTATGCCGACAACGGCGGCCTGCTGCCGCGCGGCGCCTGCGCGGGAGGCTACTCGTTCATCATGACGGGCTGTCCGGCGAGCAGCATGCTGGTAAGCGCCTACATGAAAGGCATCATGAAGAAGACCGACCCGCTGCACGCCTACGAGATCATCAAACGCAACCACCTGCCGGGAGGCATGATGAGCTACGAGAACGCTGACGACCTGAAATTCTACATCCGCAACGGCTGGTGCCCCGGCAACGCGGGCAAGACGCTCGAATGGGCGTTTCAGGACTGGGGTCTGAGCCGCATGGCGGCGCGCTTGGGCAAGAAGGCCGACGCCCGGGAGTTCGAACGCCGCGCCCACGGATGGACACCGCTGTTCAACGCCGAACAGGGGCTGATCCTCCCCAAAAAGCAGAACGGCGAATGGCTCCACCTCGATCCGCTGGACGGCCGGGGCTGGGTCGAGGCCAATGGCTGGCAGGGCACATGGTCGGTATCGCACGACCTGCCGAAACTCGTCGAACTGATGGGCGGAGGCGACGCCTTCTGCGACAAGCTCAACTACGCCTTCGAACAGGCCCGGGAACTCGATTTCGTCTACGCCTACAGCGGCGGCTATGTGAGCTACGCCAACCAGCCCGGCTGTTCGAACGCCCACCTGTTCACCTACGGCGGCAAGCCGTGGCTCACGCAGTACTGGGTGCGCCAAGTCAAGGAACGCGCCTACGGCGGCATCACCCCCGACAAGGGTTACGGCGGCCACGACGAGGACCAAGGTCAGATGGGCGGCGTGAGCGCGCTCATGGGCATCGGTCTGTTCAGCGTCACGGGAACCGAATCCGACGTGCCCTATTACGACATCACCTCGCCGATCTTCGACCGGGTGACCATCCGGCTCAACCCCGACTACTACCCCGGGGGCGAGTTCGTCATCACGACGCACGACAATTCGGCCGACAACTGCTACATCCGCCGCGCCGAGCTCAACGGCCGGCCGTGGGACTACGCCCAGTTCGACCACGAACAGTTCGTCCGCGGCGGCAAACTCGAGCTGTGGCTCGGAGACCGGCCCGCCAAGGAGTGGGGCAAACTCAAATACCTGAATCCGAAACAATAA
- a CDS encoding DUF4961 domain-containing protein: MKRYYRYLTIAALAAIVAGCMEFLSINHPETAPVNTGVDATFDVKIKIAENIGSRTTPVVAILAPAAWKMAENAVITYTTSDGSGTMEMRLTTGADKEPKTGGTWSAALKSRIGLKGNYEPVEWVAFIATTNHNWVDNDEFTGTITVRFTTGSENLKTNLAYFIGNTQDGVHDDAQYYLLHEQPFETTGGSNATIDYTLPKMCSISPEAFTWEDIVSIKYDATIQVDGVDSPLKGADKVYLMARASYNGGTQEAVVDEVSAKTLMTKNGKDKWMLYLYPHEFFGVPAGVKIDKVSFYMVNADKSIEVKMPDGEEFSFAENDK, from the coding sequence ATGAAACGCTATTACAGATACCTGACCATCGCCGCACTGGCGGCCATCGTCGCGGGATGCATGGAATTCCTCAGCATCAACCATCCCGAAACGGCCCCCGTAAACACCGGCGTCGACGCCACGTTCGACGTCAAGATCAAGATCGCTGAGAACATCGGCAGCCGCACGACTCCCGTGGTCGCCATATTGGCCCCCGCGGCGTGGAAAATGGCCGAAAACGCCGTCATCACCTACACGACCAGCGACGGCAGCGGAACGATGGAGATGCGCCTGACGACGGGTGCCGACAAGGAACCCAAAACCGGCGGTACATGGTCCGCGGCGCTGAAATCGCGCATCGGGCTAAAAGGCAACTACGAACCCGTGGAGTGGGTGGCCTTCATCGCCACGACCAATCATAACTGGGTCGACAACGACGAGTTCACGGGAACGATCACCGTCCGTTTCACCACGGGAAGCGAGAACCTCAAGACCAACCTCGCCTATTTCATCGGCAACACGCAGGACGGCGTGCACGACGACGCGCAGTACTACCTGCTCCACGAACAGCCGTTCGAAACCACGGGAGGCAGCAACGCCACGATCGACTACACGCTGCCCAAGATGTGCTCCATTTCACCGGAGGCCTTCACATGGGAGGATATCGTGTCGATCAAATACGACGCCACGATTCAGGTCGACGGGGTCGATTCGCCCCTGAAAGGCGCCGACAAGGTTTACCTGATGGCCCGTGCCTCCTACAACGGCGGGACGCAGGAAGCCGTCGTCGACGAAGTGAGCGCCAAAACGCTGATGACCAAGAACGGGAAGGACAAGTGGATGCTCTACCTCTATCCGCACGAGTTCTTCGGCGTTCCGGCGGGCGTGAAGATCGACAAGGTCAGCTTCTACATGGTCAATGCCGACAAGAGCATCGAGGTGAAGATGCCCGACGGCGAGGAGTTCTCGTTTGCCGAGAACGACAAATAG